A single region of the Candidatus Binataceae bacterium genome encodes:
- a CDS encoding response regulator: MELLLVEDSPTDRLLMHNRLRRAFPKAHIAIADDAHQLADVLRGENCDVVVTDYWLGWTDGLSVLQRVKERWPRSRVIILTGNGGEEVVAEAFKFGLYHYLLKPDGFDNLVQVVRAAYESKQREDRNELMVAFVGSLPDAVYICDASGAVLSWNTAAEQLYGFAQESILGRTVEILLPPTIRNEVLKLHEMARGGQQISPLETLALKADGSTISIALTIIPIRSGADMIGIGCIAAPVTDAESGKAASHAVLDLTGRARRRSGAAAATTA, translated from the coding sequence ATGGAGCTGCTGCTCGTCGAAGATAGTCCCACCGATCGTCTGCTGATGCATAACCGGTTGCGGCGCGCGTTTCCGAAAGCGCACATCGCGATCGCCGACGATGCGCATCAGCTCGCCGACGTTTTGCGCGGCGAGAATTGCGATGTCGTCGTTACGGACTATTGGCTCGGATGGACCGACGGGCTCTCCGTTCTGCAACGCGTGAAGGAAAGATGGCCGCGCTCGCGCGTGATTATTCTGACCGGCAATGGCGGTGAGGAAGTCGTCGCCGAGGCATTCAAGTTTGGTCTTTATCATTACCTGCTCAAGCCCGATGGCTTCGACAATCTCGTCCAGGTGGTGCGCGCCGCCTATGAGAGCAAGCAGCGCGAAGATCGCAACGAGCTTATGGTTGCATTCGTCGGATCGCTCCCCGACGCTGTTTACATCTGTGACGCCAGCGGCGCCGTGCTCAGTTGGAATACCGCCGCGGAGCAGCTCTATGGCTTCGCGCAGGAGTCGATTCTCGGACGCACAGTCGAGATCCTGCTGCCGCCGACGATTCGCAACGAAGTATTGAAGCTCCATGAGATGGCGCGCGGCGGGCAACAAATATCGCCGTTGGAGACCCTCGCGCTCAAGGCCGACGGCTCGACGATCAGCATCGCCCTGACGATCATTCCGATCCGCAGCGGCGCCGACATGATCGGAATCGGATGCATTGCCGCGCCCGTCACCGACGCCGAGTCGGGAAAGGCGGCATCGCATGCGGTGCTCGATTTGACCGGGCGCGCGCGGCGCCGCTCCGGAGCGGCCGCCGCCACCACCGCCTAG
- a CDS encoding response regulator: protein MPLSEPNDTRPRILLVDDEPELVDAYVRLLGRSGFECRGALDLERANSLLESGQYDLMITDLSMPRSSGLDIIRRAQRRIPLVPVIVMTGHSTPDSARAAEEAGADACLLKPVSIAELVRVIHETLARHSERSIN from the coding sequence ATGCCGCTAAGTGAGCCGAACGATACGCGCCCGCGTATCCTGCTGGTTGACGATGAGCCCGAGCTGGTCGACGCCTACGTGAGGCTGCTTGGGCGCTCGGGCTTTGAATGCCGCGGCGCGCTCGATCTTGAACGCGCAAACAGTCTGCTCGAAAGCGGCCAGTACGATTTGATGATCACCGACTTGAGTATGCCGCGTAGCAGCGGCTTGGATATCATTCGCCGCGCGCAGCGCCGTATACCCCTGGTGCCGGTGATCGTGATGACGGGGCATAGCACTCCAGACTCGGCCCGGGCGGCAGAGGAAGCGGGTGCCGACGCGTGCCTGCTCAAACCTGTATCGATTGCGGAACTGGTTCGGGTCATCCACGAGACACTGGCGCGCCATAGCGAGCGTTCGATCAACTAG
- a CDS encoding TraR/DksA family transcriptional regulator: MLQTLLAKERADILSRLNEVRPAREDGVTGDEMDIAKSMAEVETQARLLERAESRLREIDAALNRVEAGEYGICMNCGEEIPVARLRVIPFAVYCVDCQSEIGGASGGARGPVGRSFGRFNNAEESSASAEHDTDLGLPAEEELVTVHSDSPFGPEEGELDLETLPRRKRGRPRKNPL; encoded by the coding sequence ATGTTGCAGACGCTGCTTGCCAAAGAGCGCGCTGATATTTTGTCACGCCTGAACGAAGTTCGTCCGGCTCGCGAAGATGGCGTCACCGGCGACGAAATGGATATCGCTAAATCGATGGCCGAGGTCGAGACCCAGGCTCGTCTTTTGGAGCGCGCCGAGTCCCGCCTGCGCGAGATCGACGCTGCGCTGAATCGGGTCGAGGCCGGCGAATACGGTATCTGCATGAACTGTGGCGAGGAGATTCCCGTTGCGCGGTTGCGCGTCATCCCGTTCGCCGTCTACTGCGTCGATTGCCAATCAGAGATCGGCGGTGCGAGCGGAGGCGCTCGCGGTCCGGTTGGACGTTCATTCGGTCGTTTCAACAACGCCGAAGAATCGAGCGCATCGGCGGAACATGACACCGACCTGGGCTTGCCAGCCGAAGAAGAGTTGGTCACTGTCCATTCAGACAGCCCTTTCGGCCCCGAGGAAGGCGAGCTTGACCTTGAAACCCTGCCTCGGCGAAAAAGGGGCAGGCCGCGCAAGAATCCGCTGTAA
- a CDS encoding HPF/RaiA family ribosome-associated protein: MKNLFSINSPDFILNEADQKEIRTRAAELGRFFDGVTGCDVVLEACGSQPSRRGDAYGVHIRVSVPGDEMVVSHRAKRELRVVIKEAFDATGRCLKDYARVMRAETKSDCQS, translated from the coding sequence ATGAAGAACCTGTTCTCGATCAATTCACCGGATTTCATCTTGAACGAGGCCGACCAGAAGGAAATCCGCACGCGTGCTGCGGAACTCGGCCGTTTCTTCGATGGTGTCACTGGATGCGACGTCGTCCTCGAGGCCTGCGGCTCGCAGCCCAGTCGCCGTGGCGATGCCTATGGCGTCCACATCCGCGTGTCGGTGCCGGGCGATGAGATGGTGGTGAGCCACCGCGCAAAGCGGGAGCTGCGCGTTGTGATCAAGGAGGCTTTCGACGCGACCGGCAGGTGCCTCAAGGACTATGCGCGTGTGATGCGCGCTGAAACGAAATCGGACTGCCAGTCGTGA
- a CDS encoding radical SAM protein, whose translation MAKLRGSRYLDFPAHVHLETFARCNAHCSFCPSDKLERRGTRMSSELIEKIVGDLAAIPGELPFQLSPFKVNEPFLDTRLFDILELINRRLPNAEITLTTNGSPLTDEKLARLIRVRNIGYLWISLNERSPEEYERVMGIRFASTIARLAKLHRAKCEGQLPFIVVLSRVGDGSIEDARFVRWAKVTFPLFEVSIFRRGSWLGQVDSAVGLVPDVGCMRWFDLSITATGAVAHCCMDGMARHVIGNVATTHALEIYNSRPYRTLREQVASRRTVAPCNTCSFL comes from the coding sequence GTGGCAAAGCTGCGCGGCTCGCGGTATCTGGATTTTCCCGCGCATGTACATCTGGAGACTTTCGCTCGCTGCAACGCTCATTGCTCATTCTGTCCGTCCGACAAACTCGAGCGCCGAGGCACGCGGATGTCCTCCGAGCTGATCGAGAAGATCGTCGGCGACCTCGCGGCCATACCAGGCGAACTGCCTTTTCAGCTCTCTCCATTCAAGGTCAACGAACCGTTTCTCGACACGCGCCTGTTCGACATTCTTGAGCTGATCAATCGCCGGCTTCCGAATGCGGAAATCACGCTCACGACCAATGGGTCTCCGCTGACTGATGAAAAGCTCGCGCGCCTAATCCGCGTGCGCAACATTGGCTACTTGTGGATCTCGCTCAATGAGCGCTCGCCTGAGGAATACGAGCGTGTGATGGGCATCCGGTTCGCGAGCACTATCGCACGCCTGGCGAAGCTGCATCGCGCGAAATGCGAAGGGCAGTTGCCGTTCATCGTGGTGTTGTCGCGCGTGGGCGATGGTTCGATCGAAGACGCCCGCTTCGTGCGCTGGGCCAAAGTGACGTTTCCTTTGTTTGAGGTGAGTATCTTCCGGCGCGGTTCGTGGTTAGGGCAAGTCGATTCAGCGGTGGGGCTCGTGCCGGACGTCGGCTGCATGCGATGGTTCGATCTGTCGATCACGGCGACCGGAGCGGTTGCGCATTGCTGCATGGACGGCATGGCCCGACACGTGATCGGTAACGTGGCCACCACGCACGCACTCGAAATTTACAACTCGCGACCCTACCGCACGCTACGCGAGCAAGTAGCCTCGCGCCGCACCGTCGCGCCCTGCAACACCTGCAGCTTTCTGTGA
- a CDS encoding ATP-binding protein, with translation MNTTSHAHVGRPQPHPARLAIRYALVGVVWVIGSEFLLAELPLHSAVLNRLLFVSVTSVLLFIVASRYAHSLQFSLAVRDEAIARGRAYFESNVEGIITTDTNGLIRQINLRGQELFGYREIELLGQSIEILLPERYRQRHPGLRERFSAESRSRPMGQGREIAARRRDGTEFPAEISLNRMPTRRGDFVVAFVADITERRAMEREARRSETLNALGSVAAGIAHELNNPLAIIASRIELMLIAAQELPDDLRADLAVLQRNVERASRISHNLLSLARQRPGDRQSMDMNAAIEDAVLLLRGDSRSTPIAFDLRLDRALPPILVEQTGIEQVLINLVSNARDAGATRVTVRSETDATRLGYLRLIVTDDGHGIEADALDRLFQPFFTTKSKGTGLGLWLSKRLVEDHGGSVEVDSKPGKGTTFTITLPTVEAGLTPLSDEAYAAK, from the coding sequence GTGAATACTACCAGCCATGCCCACGTTGGCCGGCCGCAACCTCATCCGGCGCGCCTGGCAATCCGTTATGCGCTGGTAGGCGTCGTATGGGTCATCGGTTCCGAGTTCCTGCTCGCTGAGCTGCCGCTGCATTCGGCGGTTCTCAATCGGCTATTGTTCGTTAGCGTGACGAGCGTCCTGCTCTTCATCGTCGCGAGCCGTTATGCCCATTCGCTGCAGTTTTCGCTGGCTGTGCGCGACGAGGCGATCGCCCGGGGGCGCGCGTATTTCGAATCCAACGTCGAAGGCATTATTACTACCGACACCAACGGACTGATTCGGCAGATAAATCTGCGTGGGCAGGAACTGTTCGGCTATCGCGAGATTGAGCTTCTGGGGCAGTCAATCGAGATTCTGCTTCCGGAGCGCTACCGCCAGCGGCACCCAGGGTTGCGCGAACGATTCTCAGCCGAATCCCGCTCACGTCCGATGGGGCAGGGCAGGGAAATTGCCGCGCGGCGCAGAGACGGCACCGAGTTTCCCGCGGAGATTTCGCTCAATCGGATGCCGACGCGGCGCGGCGATTTCGTCGTTGCTTTTGTCGCGGATATTACCGAGCGCCGGGCAATGGAGCGCGAAGCGCGCCGCAGTGAGACGCTGAACGCGCTCGGATCGGTCGCTGCCGGAATTGCGCATGAGCTGAACAATCCGCTCGCGATTATCGCCTCGCGGATTGAACTGATGCTGATCGCGGCGCAGGAGCTCCCGGATGATCTGCGCGCCGACCTGGCCGTCTTGCAGCGCAATGTCGAGCGCGCCAGCCGCATCTCGCACAACCTGCTTTCTCTCGCACGTCAGCGGCCCGGCGATCGGCAGTCGATGGATATGAATGCGGCGATCGAAGACGCGGTCCTGCTGCTGCGCGGCGATTCGCGAAGCACGCCGATCGCGTTCGATCTGCGGCTCGATCGCGCGCTGCCGCCGATTCTCGTCGAACAAACCGGTATCGAGCAGGTTCTGATTAACCTGGTGTCCAATGCGCGCGATGCGGGCGCCACGCGCGTCACGGTCCGCAGCGAAACCGACGCGACGCGGCTCGGTTATCTGCGATTGATCGTGACCGACGATGGCCACGGTATCGAGGCCGACGCCCTCGATCGGCTCTTCCAGCCGTTCTTTACGACCAAGAGCAAGGGCACGGGTCTGGGATTATGGCTCAGCAAGCGCCTGGTCGAAGATCACGGTGGCAGCGTCGAGGTCGATTCGAAACCCGGGAAGGGCACGACGTTCACAATCACGCTGCCCACGGTTGAGGCGGGCTTGACGCCGCTGAGTGACGAGGCCTATGCCGCTAAGTGA
- a CDS encoding universal stress protein, producing MVFHNILCPVDFDERSGAALEMAVKLAVQNHARLHILNVAPIPLGAGELSPVPLDPYPAIEEAARVNLERFARERVSGRVTYETMVVSGEPATYILSAIRTLQIDLIVMGTHCRKGVAHFLLGSVAERVVRESPVPVLAIPAPPVG from the coding sequence GTGGTATTTCACAATATCCTCTGCCCGGTGGACTTCGATGAGCGATCGGGCGCCGCTCTGGAAATGGCCGTAAAGCTGGCCGTTCAGAATCACGCTCGATTACACATCCTCAATGTGGCTCCAATACCCCTCGGCGCCGGCGAGCTTTCGCCGGTGCCGCTGGATCCTTATCCCGCGATCGAAGAAGCAGCCCGCGTCAATCTCGAAAGATTTGCGCGCGAGCGTGTGAGCGGCCGCGTGACGTACGAAACGATGGTGGTCAGCGGTGAACCTGCGACTTACATCCTCAGCGCGATTCGCACGCTGCAGATTGATCTGATCGTGATGGGGACGCATTGCCGCAAAGGCGTCGCGCATTTCCTGCTCGGCAGCGTCGCCGAGCGAGTCGTGCGCGAATCTCCGGTGCCGGTGCTGGCGATTCCTGCGCCGCCCGTCGGATGA